The Rosa rugosa chromosome 1, drRosRugo1.1, whole genome shotgun sequence genomic sequence GATATAGGTTCTTGTTTGAACTTTTTATCAGTCCAATTATTATTCTTGTCTGAAATTTCCGTGCAGCTACCCTGATGTAGTAAATATAGACGCGCTATTGCCATATctgttacaaaaaaaaaagagtacaacaaTAATGAACCCCACAGAATACTTGGGAATTTGTTCAATTAAGGAAATAAGGGAAGCAACAATGAGTACCTATTTCTGTTAACAATGCTTATTGCCTCTTCTAGACTGTCAGCCTGgcattaagaagaagaaaaagtatgTTAGCATCTCCATgccaggaaaagaaaagaggtgACTCTCCATGTAGTCATCTATATACCTCCAAGCAAAGAAGAACTGGACCAAAAATCTCTTCCTGCACAGAAGGTAGAAGATAATAGAGGGTTGTGGTAATAATGACAATTACCATTATTAGTCTCGTCATCATTTGTCCAAGGGTTATCTGTCTCAATCCAGCCTCTGAAAGCCCTACTGTCTAGAGTGCGGTCAACACAACCCTGCAGCTTGTCATCTTGACAAACCAAACTGTCGGATGGAAGGCCACGGTGAAAGGGCCTCTTGAAAGGTTTCGAAAATTCATTTTCCGGGCATTCGTAGACGCTGCAGTCACGCAGGAGGCACATACCATCTTCAGTCCAGAAGGGACGGTCACACCACAGCTTGGCCTATCAAATGAACCAAGTACGTATATAAGCTCCCACAATGTAAACACAGAGACTGACAATCAGAAACATAGCATTATAGGCTTATAGCAAGGCAGTAAGCAAAGTCCAATCAACAAACAAGTCCAGAACACAATCACCACCATACACATCCTCTAAACTAGTCGACAACATAAGACCCCTAGTTGACCAAAAAGGAATCTTTACAATCTTTGATGCTAAATTGCCAGAACTACGAAACTGGGTCATCCCTATTTTCTCCTACTTACTACTAAACACAGATTTAGCATCCAATATGCAAACAAATATTCAATTCCCATCCAAAACAGATGCAAaatcatcaaaagttcaaaCAGATAAGTCAGATACAGAGCAAGGCAGTAAGCTAACTTCAAATTCCAAAACTGGAAAACATTCAAACAGCCAACTATCCAACCTGTCAACAGCTCAATAATACAATTTGATCATAGTAAAACTCGTACATTCATTATTCGAACCAAGAGAAACTGAGAAAGGCAGCGAACAACTTACCAAGCTTGAAGATTTTTGAATCGAACCAAGAGTCCAAGAGCAAGACCAGTTGACCAAAAGCTCGAGACTTcaattgaaaacccagaaatccatgATAGAGTGAGAACCCAGATAGATCGATTGAAAAAaataaacccagaaattcaacttACCAAATTCCAATATCTTCAACCCAGAAATTCATGAGGGAGTGAGTCAGCAAGGAGAGATCGTGCGTCCACAGAACTACGCCAAAATCCGAACGGAACTCAGCcgcctaggccgatttttagaaccttacTTTGCACTGAGACTCCTTGCAAGGCCGCGATTTCTTCTCCTGCTACAAGGGATGCATGGTTTTGAGCAAACCCAAGATGTCCTTGACATTCATTCTGATTTTCCCCAAAAAtctagggttttcttttttcGTTGTGAAATTGGATGCACAGAGAATAGTCGTGATAaggatgggggggggggggggagattgGAGGCTTATCATTTAGCAAACCAGAGTGAAAGGGGAATTCGCAGTGAAACCCAGCCAACGAAATTGAAGCATGTTAGTTGACTAGAGTTCAACAATAATGGAAAAGGAACGATAGGAGATCGAGAAAATTAATTGAAATACACAAACAAGAATAAGCCCTGGATCTGGATCCAGATCAACCCAATGGCAACCAAGTTCTTCGAACCTCAATTTGGTGAGTTGGAGCAAGAACAGAGAAAAGGATATAGAGGGTTGTGGGAGAGGAGGAGGGTTGAAGAAAATGAGGCTTTTTCGATTCTTAAAAGAATCCCGTAGCATCGTAGCCTTCTTAAGTTCTTATGCGACGGCATGTATGTTGCAGTGGCAAACTTTTCATACCTTGCGACAGCTGATCTTTGCCGAAGCCAAGTTCTAATCTTTAGCTACCCCCATGCGACGGCATATCTACTCGGTCGTAAGACGTGCGACGGTGTAGCTTTGCCGAAGCAAAATGCCAGTCTTTGGCGACGGCAAAAGTGTGCCGACACAAACTTCCGAAGCTAAtgtaattcttttttgtagtgtatCTGGCCTTGACACTGTGAGATAAATCAATCTTCCAACCAAACGCCTATACTTCTCTGGATCTTTGAGTAACTCAGTCTTATCTGACAACTTTAATCCACGTTCCATGATCAACAGGGGCAGCACCCAATAATCCTGCATCTTTTATAATTTCTAACGCATACTGCGCTGACAAATAAAAATCCCTTTCTTAGATGCAGAAACCTCAATGCCAAGAAAATACTTTAAACTGCCAAGATCTTTCAAACGGAATGTTTTATGCAAAAAATTCTTGACATCAGCTATACTCACAGGATCATTGCCAGTAATTaatatgtcatcaacatatatcaaCAAGACTGTAAAAGACTTGCCTTGGTTTTTGGTAAAAAGAGAGTAGTCCACTCTAGATTGCACAAAACCAGTAGACCGAATAACTTCTGAAAATCTAGAAAACCACTGCCTTGAAGCCTGTTTCAGACTGTACAAGGATTTATGCAAACGACAAACCAAATGCTCCTCCCCCTGTCTCCGGAGCCCTGGCGGTGGAGACATATAAATTTCTTCATCCAGATTGCCATGGAGAAAGGCATTGTTGACATCGAGTTGAGAAAGGGACCAGCCACGAGACGCAGCTAAGGCAAGGAGACAACGGACGGTAACAATCTTAGCAGAAGGAGAGAAGGTGTCCTGATAGTCAATACCTGCCAATTGCGTGAAGCCCTTGGCCACCAACCTGGCCTTGTATCATTCAATCGAACCATCAGGCTTGTGCTTGACTTTGTAAACCCATCTATAGCCAATTGGGGTCTTCCCAGGGGGCAGCGTGGTGAGGGTCCACGTACCATTGGCCTGCAAGGCCTCCAACTCGGATTGCATGGCATCCCTCCATTCTGGAACAGCAGCCGCCTCAGAATAGGAGGTCGATTCATTGACGGCACTAAGCTGAGCAACAAAAGAGGAGTATGCAGGAGTGTAGCGATGATAAGAAACATAATTTGCCAATGGATACCAAGTACCTTTGGTAGGACCTGGCGGGAAGAAGGGCGATTGGTAAGTGCAAGCATGGGATTGAGGCTTGTAGAAGTCGAAATAGGCGAACCGAGCCGACAGTGCAGTGGAGCGGCTGGAGCAACGGAACCGAGGTGGGCCAGGAGGAGACGGGTTTGGAACAGCGTCGGGTGGAGGCGAGGGAGGAGGAGACGGGGAAGACGGCGGTGACGGTGACCAACCTGGCACCGGGGACGACAGTGGGGTAGGAGAAGGACGAAGGAGGAGGGACGATGGGTGGTGGGGCAGGCGTTTTGGGTCGGCGTGAATACTGACGAAGGGGCACAGGGGGCCGGACGAGAGGAGGCAGAGGCGTGGTGGTGAAGAGGAAGCGCCAAGATCGGTGCCTATGGAAGAACGGgcaggtgaagaagaagaaggaggcgTGGGAGTGACCTGGGAGTCAAAAACGGAATAAAAAAGGGAATTAGTGAGAAGGGGAATTGGGCCTGGGTCATGGGCCAACGGAGCAGAAGGAAGAGTGGGCTGAGTAG encodes the following:
- the LOC133734817 gene encoding endoplasmic reticulum oxidoreductin-1-like isoform X2: MNFWVEDIGICLELLVNWSCSWTLGSIQKSSSLAKLWCDRPFWTEDGMCLLRDCSVYECPENEFSKPFKRPFHRGLPSDSLVCQDDKLQGCVDRTLDSRAFRGWIETDNPWTNDDETNNG
- the LOC133734817 gene encoding endoplasmic reticulum oxidoreductin-1-like isoform X1, which encodes MNFWVEDIGICLELLVNWSCSWTLGSIQKSSSLAKLWCDRPFWTEDGMCLLRDCSVYECPENEFSKPFKRPFHRGLPSDSLVCQDDKLQGCVDRTLDSRAFRGWIETDNPWTNDDETNNGNCHYYHNPLLSSTFCAGRDFWSSSSLLGG